The Fusobacterium massiliense sequence TGTTGTAAATATAGGATTTGACCTTAAAAGTAGTGAAAAAGGTGTGGAATATGCAGATAAATATTCATTTGTTTATGCAACTATTGGGTTTCATCCAGATGAGATAGAGGGATACAGTGATGAGGCTGAAAAGAAATTAGAGGAGCTTGCAAAAAATCCTAAGGTTTTAGCAATAGGGGAAATTGGATTAGATTATCATTGGATGACAAGACCAAAGGAAGAACAATGGGAGATTTTTAGAAGACAGTTAAGACTTGCTAGAAAATTAAATAAACCTGTGGTAATTCATACAAGAGAAGCTATGGAAGATACTATTAATATATTGAATGAATTTCCAGATATAACTGGAATTTTACATTGTTATCCAGGTTCTGTTGAAACAGCCAAAAGAATGGTAGACAGATTTTATTTAGGAATAGGTGGAGTGCTAACATTTAAAAATGCAAGAAAATTAGTTGAGGTTGTTTCAGAAATTCCTATAGAAAAATTAGTCATAGAAACTGATTGTCCATATATGGCTCCTACTCCATATAGAGGTCAAAGAAATGAACCTATCTTTACAGAAGAAGTTGCAAAAAAAATTGCTGAATTAAAGAATATGAGTTATGAAGATGTAGTTAGAATAACTAATGAAAATACTAGAAAGGCATATAGAATGATATGATAATAGGTATTGGTAATGATATTATTGAAATAGAAAGAATAGAAAAAGCAATATCAAAAGAGGGGTTTAAAAATAAAGTTTATACAGAAAGAGAACTTGAGAATATAATTAAAAGAGGAAATAGAGTGGAAACTTATGCAGGAATTTTTTCAGTAAAAGAAGCTATATCTAAAGCCATTGGTACTGGAGTTAGAGAGTTTTCTCTTTTAGATTTAGAAATATTGAACGATGATCTAGGAAAACCCTATGTTATTGTATCTGAGAAAGTGGATAAAATTTTAAAAAGTAAAAAGAATGATTATAGAATTGAAATTTCAATTTCACATTCTAAAAAGTATGCCACTGCAATGGCAATATTATTTTAAGGAGGTTAAATGGATATTTTAGAAATTAAAAGAGAATTTTTAGAAATGAAAGAAAAAACTGAAGAGATTAGGAGGTCTCTTTGACTTAGATAAGAGAAAGAATACTATAAAAGAACTAGAAAAATTAACTTTTGTAGATGGATTTTGGTCTGATAAAAGAAAAAGTTCTGAAATAATAAAAAATATGAATTTTGAAAAGAATATAGTTTCAAAGTATGAAAGTTTAGCTAGTGAGGTTGCTGATGAAGAAGTTCTAGTTGATTTTGTTGAAAGTGGAGAAAATTCTTTTGAGGTTGAACTTATAGAAAAACACAAAATTTTAAAAAAAGATATAGAAGAATTTGAAATTGATTTAATGTTAGATGGAGAATATGATATGAACAACGCCATCGTGACTATACATTCTGGAGCAGGAGGAACAGAAGCTTGTGATTGGGCTGATATGCTTTATAGAATGTATTTAAGATGGTGTAATTTAAAAAAATATAAAGTATCAGAATTAGATTTTATGGCAGGGGATAGTGTTGGAGTAAAGTCAGTAACTTTTTTGGTTGAAGGAATAAATGCTTATGGTTACTTAAAATCTGAAAAAGGGGTTCATAGACTTGTTAGAATATCTCCTTTTGATGCCAATAAAAAGAGACATACTTCTTTTGCATCTGTTGAAGTTGTACCGGAAGTTGATGAAAATGTTGAAGTAGAAATAAATTCAGCAGATATAAGAATAGATACTTATAGAGCAAGTGGAGCTGGGGGACAGCATGTTAATATGACAGATTCAGCAGTTAGAATAACACATTTTCCAACAGGAGTCGTTGTAACCTGTCAAAAAGAGAGATCTCAACTTAGCAATAGAGAAACTGCTATGAAAATGCTAAAATCAAAACTTTTAGAAATAGAGTTAAAGAAAAAAGAAGAAGAAATGAAAAAAATTCAAGGAGAACAATCGGATATTGGTTGGGGAAATCAAATAAGATCTTATGTGTTCCAACCTTATGCTTTAGTTAAAGATCATAGAACAAATACTGAAATTGGAAATGTAAAGGCTGTTATGGATGGAAGTATAGATGATTTTATAAACTCTTACTTAAAATGGATAAAAAAATAATACTTTTGTAAATTAATTGTTAAGAATTGATTATTTATAATTAAAGAAAGTAAAAAATAAATTTTTTAAATATTCAAAAATGTCTATTATCTTGACATTGAAATACAGATGTAATATACTTCTATAAGGGGAGATATACTTATTGATAATATGATTGGAGGATTTAATGAACAGACTAGAAGGAAAAGTAGTTCTTGTTACGGGAAGTGCAAGAGGAATAGGAAGAGCTATTGTTGAAAAACTTGCAGCTCACGGAGCAAAAATGGTGATTTCATGTGATATGGGAGAAACTTCTTATGAGCAAGCAAATGTAGTTCACAAAATATTAAATGTAACTGATAGAGAAGCAATAAAAACTTTTGTAGATGAAGTTGAAAAAGAATATGGTAAAATTGAAGTTCTTGTAAATAATGCTGGAATAACAAAAGATGGATTGCTTATGAGAATGTCTGAAGAACAATGGGATGCTGTTATAGATGTTAACCTGAAAGGTGTTTTCAATATGACACAAGCAGTATCAAAATCAATGTTAAAAGCAAGAAAAGGATCTATTATTAATATGGCCTCTGTTGTAGGTTTACACGGAAATCCAGGGCAAACAAACTATGCTGCAACTAAGGGAGGAGTAATTGCTATGTCTAAAACTTGGGCAAAAGAGTTTGGAAGCAGAAGTGTTAGATCGAATTGTATTGCACCAGGATTTATTCAAACTCCAATGACAGATATTTTACCTGAAGATGTAATTAAAGGAATGTTAGATGCTACTCCACTTGGAAGATTAGGACAAGTTGAAGATATAGCTAATGCAGTATTATTCTTAGCAAGTGATGAATCTTCATTTATAACAGGAGAAGTTTTATCTGTTGCTGGTGGATTAATGTTATAGTATATAATTTTTTTATATAAAATTTTTGAATAATTTGAGGAGGAAAATAATGAGTAAAGTTTATGTAGTGGCAGCAAAAAGAACACCTATTGGAAGTTTCTTAGGTTCTCTATCATCTTTAAAACCAGGAGATATGGGAGCATTAGTTGTAAAAAATATATTAGAAGAAACTAAAATAGATCCAGCTATTATAGATGAAGTTATAGTTGGAAACGTTTTAAGTGCAGGACAAGCTCAAGGAGTAGGAAGACAAGTAGCAATAAAAGCAGGAATACCTTTTGAAGTTCCAGCATATTCTATAAACATTATTTGTGGAAGTGGAATGAAATCTGTTATCACAGCTTATTCAAACATTAAAGCTGGAGAATCTGATGTAGTTATCGCTGGAGGAACTGAATGCATGTCAGGTGCTGGATTTATTCTTCCAGGAGCTATAAGAGGAGGTCACAAAATGGCTGACCTTAAAATGAAAGACCATATGATTTTAGATGCTTTAACAGATGCTTATCATGATATTCATATGGGAATAACTGCTGAAAATATAGCAGATAAATATAACATTTCAAGAGAAGAACAAGATGCTTTTGCTTATGAATCTCAAAAGAAAGCTATAGCAGCTGTTGATTCTGGAAGATTTAAAGATGAAATAGTTCCAGTTATTATACCTAATAAAAAAGGAGATATTACATTTGATACAGATGAATATCCAAATAGAAAAACAGATTTAGAAAAATTAGCTAAATTAAAACCAGCATTCAAAAAAGATGGAACAGTTACAGCAGGAAATGCTTCAGGATTAAATGATGGAGCATCTTTCTTATTACTTGCATCTGAAGAAGCTGTAAAGAAATATAATTTAAAACCATTAGTTGAAATTGTTTCAACAGGTACAGGTGGAGTAGATCCATTAATAATGGGTATGGGACCAGTTCCAGCAATAAGAAAAGCATTGAAGAAAGCAGATTTAAAATTACAAGATATGAATATAATTGAATTAAATGAAGCTTTTGCAGCTCAATCTTTAGGAGTTATCAGAGAACTATGTACTGAACATGGTGTAACTGCTGATTGGTTTACAGATAAAACAAATGTAAATGGGGGAGCTATTGCTTTAGGACACCCAGTTGGAGCATCAGGAAACAGAATAACAGTTACTTTAATTCATGAAATGAAGAAAACTGGAGTAGAATATGGTCTTGCTTCTCTATGTATAGGTGGAGGAATGGGAACAGCTCTTGTACTTAAAAATGTAAAATAATAATTAAATTATAAATAAATAAAGTCTCTTGACAGCCGTATGAGTTCTACGAGCTCAATGAACACAGGCTCTTCGAATTAATACGGACGTCAGAGACTTTAATTTTATACTTTCCTATAGAATGAAAAAAGCAAGTCATTTTTGACTTGCTTTTTTGTTATTATACTATTTTTGCTTTTCAATATCTTTTATAGCAAGCTTTAAAGCTCTCTTACAAGCTGCTGAAGAAACAGTAGCTCCTCCAATATTATCAAGGTTAGTACAGTTTTGTGTTTCTTTTGCAGTAGAAATTAGTTTTGTGATAGCAGGCCCTCCTAATTTAGGAGTTTCTTCATGTTGAGCAGTAATATCTTTTATAATAATTTTTCCATTATTTTTAGTTGCTTTTATTGTTACAACAACGGGAATCCCATCTTCATTAAAACCAATTGATTTTCCTTTTCCTTCGTATATTTTTTCTTCAGAAAAAGAGAATGAACTAAAAATACAAAGAGAAAAAGCAATTAAACTTTTCAAATTAAAAATTTTCATATAAAAATCCTTTCTTATTTATTTGCTATAGCTTCAACACCTGGTAAAACTTTTCCTTCTAAAAATTCAAGAGATGCTCCACCACCAGTAGAGATGTGAGTAAATTTGTCAGCAAAACCTAAACTAATAGCAGCAGCAGCAGAATCTCCTCCACCTATTATAGTAACAGCATCAGTAAGATTAGCTATAGATTCACAAACACCAATAGTTCCTTTGGCATAATTAGGCATTTCAAAAACACCCATAGGTCCATTCCATACAACAGTTTTAGCTGTTTTTATATAACTATCAAATAGTTTTATAGTTTTTTCTCCAACATCAAGTCCCATTTGATCAGCTGGAATGCTGTCAACATCAACAGTCGAATGTTTAGCATCATTATTAAATTCTCCAGCTACAACAGTATCCACAGGTAAAACTATTTTACCATTTGCTTTAGCTAATAAATCTTTTGCTAAATCTAATTTATCATCTTCAACTAATGAAGTTCCAATATTTTTACCTTGAGCTTTGAAGAATGTGAACATCATAGCTCCTCCAATTAAAATTTTGTCGGCTTTAGTTAATAAATTTTCAATGACACCAATTTTATCTGATACTTTAGCACCACCTAAAATTGCAATTAAAGGTCTTTTTGGATTATTTACAGCTTCTCCTATAAATTTTAATTCTTTTTCAACTAAGAAACCAACAGCAGAGTTTCCATTTCCAATATTTTCTGCAATACCTACATTAGAAGCATGTGCTCTATGAGCAGTTCCAAAAGCATCGTTTACAAAAACATCTCCTAGTGCTGCCCAATATTTACCTAATTCAGCATCGTTTTTAGATTCTTTTTTACCATCTAAATCTTCAAATCTTGTATTTTCAAACATTAAAACTTCACCAGATTTTAAGTTGTTGATGGCAGATTCTAATTTTTCTCCTCTTGTTTCAGGAATAAAAGTAACAGTTTTTCCTAAATGTTCTGATAGTTTTTCAGCAACAGCTTTTAAACTTTTTGAAGCCTTATCTTCCTCAGTTTTTACTTTTCCTAAGTGAGAGAATAAAATAAGTTTAGCATTTTGTTCTAAAGCATATTTTATTGTAGGTAAAGCTTGAATTATTCTATTTTCATCAGTAATTACTCCATTTTTCATTGGAACATTGAAGTCAACTCTCATTAATACTTTCTTATTATTTAATTCTAAATCAGTTATTATTTTTTTCATACTTCTCTCCTAATTTTTATTTTTAAAAAAGTGGAACAAATTAATGTTCCACTATTTAATTGCTAATATTCTATTTTAAAAATAAAGTCTCTATTTTTATTTTTAATGGACTTTCTTATTTAGAAATTTCAACAAATTTCTTTAATGTTCTTATAAGTTGAGAAGTATAAGACATTTCATTGTCATACCAAGCAACAGTTTTAACTAATTGTTTTCCTCCAACTGATAGAACTCTAGTTTGAGTCGCATCAAATAATGAACCAAAACTAATTCCAATAACATCACTTGATACTAGTTCTTCTTCAGTGTATCCGAATGATTCGTTACTTGCAGCTTTCATAGCAGCGTTAATTTCTTCAACAGTAGCTTCTTTTTCTAAAACTGTTACAAGTTCTGTGATTGAACCAGTTATTACAGGAACTCTTTGAGCAGCTCCATCTAATTTTCCTTTTAATTCAGGAATAACAAGTCCGATTGCTTTTGCAGCTCCAGTTGTATTAGGAACTATATTTTCAGCAGCAGCTCTTGCTCTTCTTAAATCTCCTTTTTTATGAGGTGCATCTAGAGTATTTTGATCGTTTGTATAAGCATGAATAGTTGTCATTAATCCTTCAACTATTCCAAATTTATCATTTAAAACTTTTGCCATTGGAGCAAGACAGTTTGTTGTACAAGAAGCTCCTGATATAACAGTTTCAGTTCCATCTAATACATTGTCATTTACATTATAAACTATAGTTTTTAAATCTCCAGTAGCTGGTGCAGAAATAACTACTTTCTTAGCTCCTGCTTTTATATGAGCTTCTGCTTTTTCTTTACTTGTAAAGAAACCTGTACATTCAAGAACAACATCTACTCCTAATTCTCCCCAAGGTAATTCTTCAGGATTAGATTTAGCAAAAACTTTTATGCTATCTCCGTTTACTACGAAACCATTGTCGTTAACTTCGATAGTTCCATCAAATCTTCCTTGTGCTGAGTCATATTTAAAAAGATGAGCTAGAGTTTTA is a genomic window containing:
- a CDS encoding TatD family hydrolase, with product MKIIDSHVHLNLSQFDEDRDEVLKRVEEKLDFVVNIGFDLKSSEKGVEYADKYSFVYATIGFHPDEIEGYSDEAEKKLEELAKNPKVLAIGEIGLDYHWMTRPKEEQWEIFRRQLRLARKLNKPVVIHTREAMEDTINILNEFPDITGILHCYPGSVETAKRMVDRFYLGIGGVLTFKNARKLVEVVSEIPIEKLVIETDCPYMAPTPYRGQRNEPIFTEEVAKKIAELKNMSYEDVVRITNENTRKAYRMI
- the acpS gene encoding holo-ACP synthase, which gives rise to MIIGIGNDIIEIERIEKAISKEGFKNKVYTERELENIIKRGNRVETYAGIFSVKEAISKAIGTGVREFSLLDLEILNDDLGKPYVIVSEKVDKILKSKKNDYRIEISISHSKKYATAMAILF
- the prfB gene encoding peptide chain release factor 2 (programmed frameshift) — encoded protein: MDILEIKREFLEMKEKTEEIRRSLDLDKRKNTIKELEKLTFVDGFWSDKRKSSEIIKNMNFEKNIVSKYESLASEVADEEVLVDFVESGENSFEVELIEKHKILKKDIEEFEIDLMLDGEYDMNNAIVTIHSGAGGTEACDWADMLYRMYLRWCNLKKYKVSELDFMAGDSVGVKSVTFLVEGINAYGYLKSEKGVHRLVRISPFDANKKRHTSFASVEVVPEVDENVEVEINSADIRIDTYRASGAGGQHVNMTDSAVRITHFPTGVVVTCQKERSQLSNRETAMKMLKSKLLEIELKKKEEEMKKIQGEQSDIGWGNQIRSYVFQPYALVKDHRTNTEIGNVKAVMDGSIDDFINSYLKWIKK
- the fabG gene encoding 3-oxoacyl-[acyl-carrier-protein] reductase; translation: MNRLEGKVVLVTGSARGIGRAIVEKLAAHGAKMVISCDMGETSYEQANVVHKILNVTDREAIKTFVDEVEKEYGKIEVLVNNAGITKDGLLMRMSEEQWDAVIDVNLKGVFNMTQAVSKSMLKARKGSIINMASVVGLHGNPGQTNYAATKGGVIAMSKTWAKEFGSRSVRSNCIAPGFIQTPMTDILPEDVIKGMLDATPLGRLGQVEDIANAVLFLASDESSFITGEVLSVAGGLML
- a CDS encoding acetyl-CoA C-acetyltransferase is translated as MSKVYVVAAKRTPIGSFLGSLSSLKPGDMGALVVKNILEETKIDPAIIDEVIVGNVLSAGQAQGVGRQVAIKAGIPFEVPAYSINIICGSGMKSVITAYSNIKAGESDVVIAGGTECMSGAGFILPGAIRGGHKMADLKMKDHMILDALTDAYHDIHMGITAENIADKYNISREEQDAFAYESQKKAIAAVDSGRFKDEIVPVIIPNKKGDITFDTDEYPNRKTDLEKLAKLKPAFKKDGTVTAGNASGLNDGASFLLLASEEAVKKYNLKPLVEIVSTGTGGVDPLIMGMGPVPAIRKALKKADLKLQDMNIIELNEAFAAQSLGVIRELCTEHGVTADWFTDKTNVNGGAIALGHPVGASGNRITVTLIHEMKKTGVEYGLASLCIGGGMGTALVLKNVK
- a CDS encoding FMN-binding protein; its protein translation is MKIFNLKSLIAFSLCIFSSFSFSEEKIYEGKGKSIGFNEDGIPVVVTIKATKNNGKIIIKDITAQHEETPKLGGPAITKLISTAKETQNCTNLDNIGGATVSSAACKRALKLAIKDIEKQK
- a CDS encoding phosphoglycerate kinase produces the protein MKKIITDLELNNKKVLMRVDFNVPMKNGVITDENRIIQALPTIKYALEQNAKLILFSHLGKVKTEEDKASKSLKAVAEKLSEHLGKTVTFIPETRGEKLESAINNLKSGEVLMFENTRFEDLDGKKESKNDAELGKYWAALGDVFVNDAFGTAHRAHASNVGIAENIGNGNSAVGFLVEKELKFIGEAVNNPKRPLIAILGGAKVSDKIGVIENLLTKADKILIGGAMMFTFFKAQGKNIGTSLVEDDKLDLAKDLLAKANGKIVLPVDTVVAGEFNNDAKHSTVDVDSIPADQMGLDVGEKTIKLFDSYIKTAKTVVWNGPMGVFEMPNYAKGTIGVCESIANLTDAVTIIGGGDSAAAAISLGFADKFTHISTGGGASLEFLEGKVLPGVEAIANK
- the gap gene encoding type I glyceraldehyde-3-phosphate dehydrogenase, which codes for MAVKVAINGFGRIGRLALRVMSKNKDFDVVAINDLTDAKTLAHLFKYDSAQGRFDGTIEVNDNGFVVNGDSIKVFAKSNPEELPWGELGVDVVLECTGFFTSKEKAEAHIKAGAKKVVISAPATGDLKTIVYNVNDNVLDGTETVISGASCTTNCLAPMAKVLNDKFGIVEGLMTTIHAYTNDQNTLDAPHKKGDLRRARAAAENIVPNTTGAAKAIGLVIPELKGKLDGAAQRVPVITGSITELVTVLEKEATVEEINAAMKAASNESFGYTEEELVSSDVIGISFGSLFDATQTRVLSVGGKQLVKTVAWYDNEMSYTSQLIRTLKKFVEISK